The Candidatus Tanganyikabacteria bacterium genome includes the window GCGGCCGTCGCCCCGGTAGAGGATGGCGCCGTAAGCCCGGGGCGACGAGAACGTGGGATCGTACTTGCCGTTGCCGATGATCTTGTAATCGACGCCCAGGCGTTCCGAGGCGGCCACGACGTTGGAATCGGCGTCCAGGACGATGGCCTGCTTTCCGCCCCAGGGCGAGCGCGGCAGCTTCGCCTTGAGCAGGCGGTTGAACTCCTCGGCGTTGCGCGGATAGTAGCGCTGCGCCCGGGCGATGCGCTCGCATTCGAGGCGCAGCGAGCGCAGGTGCTGCGACATGATCTGGTTGCGCACCACGTCCGAGAACATGTTCTCCCGGGCGTCGCGGAAGGCGATCTCGCCCGCCGCGACGTACCCGGCGCCCACGGCGAGCGCCAGCAGCGGCCAGGGTATCAGGCCGAGGAGCTTGGCGATGCGCCCGGCCAGGCTAGTTGATCCTCCAGGTCTCCGACGTGCCGTCCAGGTACTTGATGACCGGGTTGCCGCTGCTGTCGGCCTCGATGTCGGCAAGCTTGCCGCCCTCGACGGCCTTGCCGGCGGAGTCGATGAGCCACATGTCGCCCGTCAGGGAGCCGCCCGGCTTGCCCAGCACGAGCGCCACGCCGTAGTCGTACCGGAGCGTCAAGCGCCAGCCATTCGCGGCGCCTGTCGCCGGCTTGCTGAACTTGAGCGTGGCCAGCGCGTTCTCGAAGTCGAGCGTGTAGTCCTCGTAGATCTCGTCCGAAGCGCCGGTGGCGCTGGCAGCGTCGGTGGCCGCGCACGTGCTGCTGGTGCAGGTCTTGAGCCAGCCGAAGAGCTTGAAGAGCTTCTTGTCGTAGTCGGCCGTCGCCTTGAGGTTGATCCCCATCGCCGAACCGGCGGGAGACACGAGAGAGCCGGAGACGCCCACCACCTGCGGCACCTGGATGTCCACATTGCGGGCGTCCTGGGAGTTGTTCTTCGGGACGGTGATGGCGAAGGCGCGGAACTGGGTCTGGTCCACCTGGATATCGGCCACGGGCAGGTCGCTCTTGAGCTTGAGGCTGTAGACCTCCTGGCGGCGCGACATCGTCGTGGGATTGGCGTTGATGCCCAGCAGGAGCAGACCGCCGTACTTGGCCGCATCGGTCGTCTTCCAGTTGCCAATGGTACTGGGCCCGCTGATGCGGATCTCGGCGGAGCCCTTGACCTGCCGGTCCTCGCCGCCCACCGGAATGGTCAGCGTGTTGTAGGTGATCTTGTCCTTGTAGCCCTCGCACGCGCTCTGGCCCGCGCTGCCGCACGCGTCGTTCCACCACGCGAGTTCGATCGTGGCGTCGTACTTCCTGTCGCCGCTCTTGATGGTGCCGGTCTGCGGGCTCGACCCGGAAGCCGGCAGGCTCGTGACGGCACTGGTCGTGGCGAAATCGCTGCCCGACGGCACCGGGGCGAACCCGAGGAGGGTCTTGCCGGTCACGGTCGTGGCGATGCGGTAGCCGGCCCCCACGTTGCCGATCAGGTTGTTGCCGATGGGCATCGTGAAGTTGTTGCCTATAGGCATCGTGAAGTTGTTGCCGATGGGCATCGTGAAATTCTCGGTCGAGTTGAGCTTCTTGAAGTCGGTCACCGCCGTCTTGGCGGCGCTCACCGTGCCGGCATCCTGGGCCGGGGCGAGCTTCAACGTGTCGGAATCGCCCGTCAGCGCGGTGCCCACCGACGCCGTCGGGGTCTTCATCAGCGAGCAGGCGCCCACCAGCCCGGCAGACAGCGCCAGGGCGGCGAACCTCGCGGTCCTACCGGCGCGACTCCTCATTCCTCACACTCCTCTGGGCAGCGGGCGATAGCCAGGATAGCACGGCAATCCCTAGAGCTTTCTTCCCAGATCCTCGACGAGATTCCTGTCCTGCAGGTTGCACGCAGTTAGCGTTCGGCTTCCACGACGCCCACCACGACCCGGCCCACCACCTCCAGGGAGGCGGGCGAGCAGCGCTCGGCCGTGTCGTAGGTCGTGTGCCACCAGGGGTAGTCGAAGTCGATGAGATCGGCGACCTGCACGCCCGCGTTTAGCAATGGCCAGTGGTCGTCGAAGATCCGTGGCCCCGGATTGTCCTTGAAGTAGCGGGCGTAGCCCGACCGGGACGCCTCGTTCCACACCCGTTCCACCACCGCCGCGGCCATGTGCCTGGAAAATTCTTCCTTCTCGATCCGCAGGTCGGCGTCGCCCACCATGTCCACGATCAGCCCCCAGCGCGGCTTGTTTGCGCCGAGCCTGTCCGCGAAGCGGCGCGAACCCTGGAAGAACCCGTCATAGCCTTGCCCGAGATCCTCTCCGTCGAAGAAGACCAGGCGCACCGGAACATTCGGCCGCACCACCCGCGCCACTTCCAGCAGCACCGCCACCCCCGAGGCGCCGTCGTTCGCCCCGGGAATCGGCGTGTTGCGCCTGGCCGGATCGGGATCGCGCTCGGCCCAGGGCCGGGTGTCCCAGTGGGCGCCCAGCAGGATCGGCCGCGGGCCGGCGGGCCCGATGTCCGCGATGATGTTGAACAGCTTCACGGGCTTGCCGTCGAGGGAACCGGTGAACTCGTCGACGGTCACGCGGGGGGTAAGCGCCCGCAACTCCTTGACCAGCCAGGCCCGCGTCCTTGCGTGGCCGGGGCACCCCGGGCAACGCGGGCCGAAGGCCAGTTGCGCCTCCAGGTGCTTCCAGGCGCGCTGGCCGTCGAACAGGGGGCGCGCCGCGGCGGGCGCCGGGTTCGCCCGGGCGGCCATGCCCGTGGCGCTCACGATCAACAGCGCCAGCAGGAAGGGAGTGCGCGCCTTCAAACGCCTTCCAGCAGGATGACGATGGTATCGGCCTCGCCGGACTGCGCGGCCTCCTCGAGGGCCGACGTGACCGTCAGGAGGCTTGCAGCCTTCGCCACGATGCCGTGCTGGGCGATCTGGGCGGAAAGCGCGATGCGGCCGGCCAGGGAGGCCGCGGCCGAATAGTCGCGGTTCTTGAGCGCCGCCACCAGATCGGCGGTCTGCCGATCCAGGTCCTTGATCCGGTCGTCGAGACGGCCGGTGAGCGCGGGCACGGCCTGGGTCAGGCGAGCCGTGATCTCGGTCAGGCGCCCCTTCGCCTCCGGCGACGCGGCGGCCACCCGTGCCGTCACCTCGCGGACCTTCCGGGCGCTGGAGATGAGCTGGACGGCCAGCTGGACCGTGGTGTCGGCCATGATGGCCGCCTGGACCGACATCTCGCGACCCAGCCGCGCGGCCATGGCCCAGTCGCGCGCGATGAGGGCCTGCTGCAAGCGCAGCGCCCGGTCGGTGAGCGAACCGGCCAGATCCACGGAGCCGTCGGGCGCGGGATACACGCGCGCCGCCAGGAATGCCATGAGCGATGCGTCGCGAGCCATCTGGGGCGCCACTTCCGCGACGCCGGCGTAATTCTTGCCCACCGCGAACCGCGCCAGCTTCTCGCCGGCCCCGAACGTGGCCTGGCGCTTGGCCTCCACGGCCGCCGCGAAGAGGCCGAAGCGCGCCTGCAATTCGTCGGCCACGCTCTTCGCCGTGGCCTTGTCGCGGGACTTGACCGCCTTTTCCAGCCGGGAGGCGAGCTTCGTGACGGTCGCCGCGTGGTGCACCAGGTCGTCGGCGAGGATGGCGCACGAGTCCTGGAGTTCCAGGGCGGCCGGCGCGATGCGGGCGTGGTCGCGGGTTCCGACTGCTTCGCGCAGGCGGGCGACCAGGGGCGGCAGGCCGGTGAGCCGGGCCAGGATGAGCTGCTTGAAAGGAAAGGCGCGCGGGCCGAGATGCTGCAAGGTCGCCGTCAGGGGGCCGGCGGCGTCGGCCGACACGACCCGGCCCAGCTTGCGCTCGTTGGCAGCCGGAGCCGGATCGGCGCCGGGCTGCAGGTTTGCGACCGGATGATCGTCGGGGCGGACGCCGGCGACCGGCGGAGCCAGGTAGCCGGTGCCCACGCGCGGGCGCTCCGGCGCGCCCGCAGCTTTGCGCGCGGTATCGCCGGAGCCGTCCTGCGGGCCGTCGCCCGCATACTCGGGCTCTCCCGGGCCTTGCGGGCGCATGCGGGCGACCAGATCGCCGATCGATCGCCTGAGGGCTTCTAGCACGGGTAAGTCTTACCCGGAGTAGAGGCCTGTCATCTGGCCCGGGCTGGTTTCCCCGCCGTCAGCGCAGCCGTTCGGCCAGGAGATCCCTGGTCAGGGGCGAGGCGGAGATCTCGCCGATCATGGCCCGCAGGGCCGTGATGCGGTGGTCGATCTCCGTCGTGCCGGCCAGCGCCTTGGCGTTGATCTGCGCGAGCTTCGAGTTGGAACGGACGCGCATGTCGGACACGTAGGCGTCGAGCCGATCGATTTGCCGCTGGAAGACCTGCTCGCGGCCCTCGATTTGCTTGAGGTACGAGTAGTCGATCGACTGGTACTCGATGAAGACCGGCAGGGCGGCCCGCTGCGAGCTGGCCTTGGCCAGCGAGAAGTTCAGCGTGGCGCGCTGGACCGCCGCCGTCTGCTCGAGGTAGGTAAGCTGGTCGTTGAGGACCTTGCCCAGCCGCTGCTCCTCCTGCAGCTTGAGGTTGGCGATCTGCGCCTCCAGATCGAACATCCGGGCGCGGATGCTGGTGATGTCGAGCTGATCGCCACCGGGCGGGCTCGCCGGCTGCGGCCGCGCCGATGCGGGGCCGCCCGGCTTCTGCGCCTGGCCGTGCGGCCGCGGCTTCTTGGGCCCGCGTCCCGCGGGAACTGGCGCTGACAACTCTCCTGCCATGGGAAGTCTCCTTCTCGACTCGCGTCAGTTCTGCGGCGGCTTGGCGTTGGCCAGGGCCTGCGGATCCTGCTCGGTGACGTACTGGTTGAGGATGAACTTCGGCGGCACCAGGTCGGGCACCGACCCGCTCCGGGCATTGTCCCGGTCGGCCTCGGCGCCCTTCATGCCCATCTTGTAGCCGATGTAGCCGCCGACGGCCGTGATGGCCAGGCCGACGCCCAGGGCCGTGCGAAGCTGGCCGACCGACGACGCGAAGATCTTTCCGAGGACTCCCGCCTCGGCGGCCGCCGCGGCACCCAGGCCGCTCAGCAAGCCGGCGATGCCGCCGACGATGGTGCCGCCAAGGGTGGGCCAGAACCCTTCGTACATCCGCTTGCCGAGACCCCAGTTGGCCGGCCCGCTCCAGTTGGCGGGGATGAATCCCTTGGGCGGGAGCTTCACCATGACCTGGTCCTCGCCGGGATCCTTCTGCCCGTTGAGGTTGTAGTCGATCGAGACGAGCTTGTAGTCCTTGGTCGCGCCCTTGATCTCCTGCGGATCGGCGACCACGCCCGACCCGATGCGATCGCCCGCCTTGTAGCCGGCAATCCCGTACGCGCGCACCGCCGCGCTCACTTGCCCTACGGCCATGATGCTCCCTCCTCCGTCGTGTTCCGGATGAGTTATCGCGTGCGGCCCGGGATCCCTGCCTGGCGAAGGTTATCCTTGGGTTGCGTTGACGTAAAAGCGGACTATTTCGCCTGCAGCGAATCGAGCGTGCCCGAGGCCGCTGCGAGGTCGAAGCGCCGGATGGCCTGCTCGACCTTGGAGGATTGCTGCACCAGGCTGCTGGCCCGCGAGACCTCGCCGTTGGTCAGCAGGTCGGCGGTCCGCGCCACCCGGGCGGCCAGGTTGGAAATGGCGGCGTAATCCTTGTGCTGGCCCGCCTGCTCGAGTTGCAGGCACTGATCCAGCAAGTTGTTCGTCCGCTCCAGCACGGGGGCGCGGAAAATGCCGGCGCTGCGTGCGATGTTGCCGGCCAGCGCCAAGGCCACGTCCCGCTTGCCCTCCAGGAGCGCCTGCCGCAGTTGCCGGGCAAGCTGGTTGAGCTGCACGGCCTGCGCCATGACCGGATCCGAGAAGAGGCCCGCCCGGTAGAGCATGAGCCGGGCGCCGGTGGCCAGGGCGGTGAACTGCCTGGTCGCCATCATCTCGCCGATCAGCGCCATCATGGCCTCGAGGTCGGGTTCGGGCGGCATCTGCGACGCCGAAGAAGGGGCGTCTTCGTCCACGAAGGCCGCCACGACGGTGGCGTCGCGGGCGAGGATGCCGGCGAGCGAGGTGATCAGGGCGAAATCTCGCGTCTTGACGGCGCGATCGAGCCTGCTCACGAGCTGCATGAGGTTGTCGGCGCGGCTCGACGCCTTCTGGTCGAACTGCTCGGCCATGGTGACGAGCGACTGGATCTGCCGGCTGGCAGCCATCAGGTCGTTCGCGCCGAACGCGCCTTCCAGGCTGTCGGCGCTCCGCACGATGGCGGTCGCCATCAGCACCACGTCGTCGGTCAGGAGCGACGCGTCCTGGGCCAGGGTGGACGCCATCTGGGCCGCGTAGGAATAGTCCTTGGTGAGGATGGCCTTCTGGATCTTCGAGACCGTCAGGGCGATCACCGCGATGCGGTCGGCGATGGCGCGGAACGCCCGCGCCCGCCTCAGCATCTTGCCTAGCGCGTCGTCGAAGAGTTCCTTGCTGCTCTCGCCGACCGCCCGGATGAGCTGCGCGCCCAGTTGCGCGTACTTGAGCGCCGGGTCTCCCGTGCGGGTGAGCATCGCGCCGCCCGTCCGCGGCAGGTAGTTGGTGTCCTTGGTGGGCCGGACGTGGATCGTGCGGTAGTGGGGCCGCGCCTCGCCCACCTCCGGGTCGTCCTCGTCGTCGGCGGCTGCCGCCAGCTCCGGATCGTCGAACGGCGAAACAGGCTCGTCCTCTGGGACGCCAGCCTGCCAGGCCACCCGGGGAGCATCGGAGCGTTGTTCGACCGTCGCGGTCGACCCAGGGGCCGCCTTGAAGAGTTTCCGGATGAAGTCGAAGATGGTAGCGGCCTCCGGGAGCCTTATACCCATTGACGCCCGGTAGCCTATTGTTACGAATTGAGGCTTAACGTAACGATTTCCCCCGGGGCCACGACCACCTCGCAGACGGCCTTTCCGGGCGAGGCATGCGGCGACTCCGCCATGTCGCAGGGCGCGCACCGCCAGCCCGCCGGCGCCCGCAGGGGAAACGACCTGGGCTCCGGCGTGGGGTTGCAGGCGCGCATGACGATGCCTGGTCCGGTCGACGCCGGCTTGAGGGAGCTGACCACCACCGCGGCCGGGACGGGCGCGAACCAGGGTCCGGGGGCCACGGCGCCGCCTGCCAGCGCCGTGCGATGGCCGCCGGTCGGCCGGACTACCGGCGCGTGGCGGACATGATCCAGGTCGGGCAGCGCATCCCACCACGCCGCGTGCGTCTCCAGGCCGGGGGGACCGATGCGCAGGGCGTACCGGAAGACGTGCTCGCCCTGGCACTGCGCGTCGGGAGTCTCCATGTGCGGGCCCGCGCCGCCGCCCCGCGTGCGCAGATCGTCGCGGGACAGCCAGCCCACGCAGCGCAGGAGGGTGATGGCCACGGCCTGGCCACCCATGACGATTTCGGCCTCGGGCAAGCCGGGGGCCAGTAGCTGCGCGCTGTGGCGATCGCCCTCGAGGGCGACGACGCCGAGGTGGGGAAACGTGGGCGGCACGGCCTCATGGGTCGGAGGCACGGGCAACGGCCCGAGGCCGCGCCCGGGTTTGCGGTCCACGAAACCGAACGCCACCTCCGAGACGATCTCGCCCGGGTGCGCGATGCCGGTCGCGACCAAAGCCCGGAGGCGATGATCCTGCGCCCAGTTCTCCAGCCGGGACTCGAATTGCAGCGTCCGGGATCCCGCCGTCAGCGTGATGCGGGTCTTGATCGCCGTGTTGACGACCAGGGTGGAGCGGCGCTGCCGATCCGGCAGCAGGGCGGCCGGGATGCCCAGGCCATGCTCGACCTCGAGCACCGCGCGCGCCGCCGAGGCCTCGACGACCGTGTAATCCCGGTACGAGGACATCTTGAGCCGATCCTCGGCCGGCGGGCTGTAGGTGTACTCGTCGCCCGCGTCGCCGCCGTCCACGAAACGCAGCAGGTCGGGGACGGTCTCGCCCGTGTCCTTGATCAGCAGCTTCAGGGTGCCGTCCGAGACCTCGACCCGCAGGTGGGCGTTCTCGACCGAATTCTCGGCCGCCGTCACGTCGGCGGGCGCGCTGCCGACCGCGCCCTCGCCGGCGGCGAGACGCAGATGCCTCAAGCCGAACGGGGGCAGCTCCAGCCAGGCCAGGAGGCGGTAGCGCCTGACCGGCTTCCAGTCGGGGTGGTAGAGGATGTCCGCCAGGAATTCCTCGCCGTCGGCGGCGCCGAGGAACACGCACGGGGCGCCCTCCAGGTGTGCGGAGGGCCAGGCGAGTGCCGGATCCGCCGCGACAGGGACTTTGCGGTCCGGTTCATCGGCGGCCTGCGGTCCCCGGGTGAGGAACGCGAGGAGATCGTCGCCCGCGGGATCGGGGGCCGCGGCAGAGGACGCGGCGTGATGCGGGGGATCGGCCGCGGCCGGCAGCACCAGGCGCGGCACCTCGGCGACCACCTCCACCCAGCCGGCGCGCGCCCAGCCCGACGGGTTGAAGACCAGCACGCCGGGCGCCTCCTCGCGCGGGGCGAAAGCGTCCATGGCGCGGTCCACCAGGTCCCGGCCAAGCGAGCGCGCCTGCGAGAAGCGGGCGCTCATCTCCCGGTGCACCTCGTCGATCGAGCAGCCGCAGATGCTGTCGTGCGGCTGGTTCTTGAGGATGAGCTCCCAGCCCTCGCGCCAGAACCCCATCTCGATCCCCTGCCCGGCGAGGCGCTGGAGGGCCAGCAGGGGCTCGACCTGGCGCTCCCAGAGATCCTGCACCTCGGCGTTTTCCTGCTTGATCCCCATGCGCGCGGACGCCACGTCCGGCAGCAGGTACTGCAGGGGGCGGCCGCTCTGGCGCAACTCCCCCCTCACGACCGGCATATCGCCGCGGCCGGGCGCCACCAGGGCGTCCGTGACGCGGCCGAGACGGGCGCCCTGCTCGGCCGCCACTTCGGGGAGGTCGGCGTTGGGGGCGAGGTGATCGCAGCCCGCGAGCAGGAGGTGCGGGCCGGGCAGTCGGTGGGCGGCCACGAATTCGGCATGGCGGGCGGCCCGCTCTTCCCGGGCCAGCGGCGCCCAGAAATGGACGTTGCAGTAGCCGGTGGGCAGGTAGACCGTGGCGATGCCGTCGCCGGCGAGATTCTCCCACCAGAAATGCTCCGCGGGCGGTTCGACCCCGCGCCACACGATCGCGCGGTCCATGCCGAAGTTGCGCAGGATCTGCGGCATCTGGGCCGTGTGGCCGAACATGTCGGGGAGGTACCC containing:
- a CDS encoding M28 family peptidase; translation: MKARTPFLLALLIVSATGMAARANPAPAAARPLFDGQRAWKHLEAQLAFGPRCPGCPGHARTRAWLVKELRALTPRVTVDEFTGSLDGKPVKLFNIIADIGPAGPRPILLGAHWDTRPWAERDPDPARRNTPIPGANDGASGVAVLLEVARVVRPNVPVRLVFFDGEDLGQGYDGFFQGSRRFADRLGANKPRWGLIVDMVGDADLRIEKEEFSRHMAAAVVERVWNEASRSGYARYFKDNPGPRIFDDHWPLLNAGVQVADLIDFDYPWWHTTYDTAERCSPASLEVVGRVVVGVVEAER